A region from the Prevotella melaninogenica genome encodes:
- a CDS encoding helix-turn-helix domain-containing protein, whose translation MDNDVKTKNNEEIAHFLNASDRMIKGIDVLRKKNRPLLNGHRYLTDDELSRLLHINRRTLQDYRNMGRISFIKLGGKVLYREEDVEKLLQENYRPRFEKP comes from the coding sequence ATGGACAACGATGTAAAGACCAAGAACAACGAAGAGATTGCGCACTTTCTCAACGCGAGCGACCGCATGATAAAGGGAATAGATGTCCTGCGGAAAAAGAACAGACCTCTGCTTAACGGGCATCGCTATCTGACGGACGATGAGCTGTCCCGCTTGTTGCATATCAACCGGCGCACGTTGCAGGATTATCGCAACATGGGAAGAATCTCCTTTATCAAGTTAGGCGGAAAGGTACTCTACCGGGAAGAAGATGTGGAAAAGCTGTTGCAGGAGAATTACCGTCCTCGGTTTGAGAAGCCTTGA